One Pseudomonas sp. MM213 genomic window, AGGGTTTCGACGAAGGTCGGTTTGCCGCCCTCCTGGAACGTCTCGACCATTTGCACCACGAGTTTTTTGCCGCGTTCGAGCAAGGGTTCCGGCGCATCGCCGTGGCGCATGTCGAGCCAGGCCGGCGTGCCGTGACGCCGCCCACGCGGGTCATGCCCCATGTTCGGTGCCCCGCCGAAACCGGCCAGGCGCCCGCGAGTCACGGTGGAAGAATGGCCGTCGCCATCGACTTGCAGGGTCGCGCCGATGAACAGGTCCACCGCGTATTGCCCCGCCAGTTGGCTGAACATCCGGTTGGAGCGCAGCGAGCCGTCGCGCCCGGTGAAGAACACGTCCGGCCGCGCAGCAATGTAGTTTTCCATGCCCAGTTCGGTGCCGAAGCAATGCACGCTTTCGACCCACCCGCTTTCAATCGCCGGGATCAAGGTCGGGTGCGGATTGAGCGTCCAGTTGCGGCAGATCTTGCCTTTGAGGCCGAGGGATTCGCCGTAGGTCGGCAGGATCAATTCGATGGCGGCAGTGTTGAAACCGATGCCGTGGTTCAGCGACTGCACGTTATGTTTTTCGTAGATCCCGCGGATCGCCATCATCGCCATCAGCACGTGCACAGGCTTGATGTGCCGTGGGTCGCGGGTGAACAGCGGCTCGATATAGAACGGCTTGTCGGCCACCACCACGAAATCGACCCAGGACGCGGGGATGTCGACGCGAGGCAGGTCAGTGACGTCATCGACAAGCTGGTTCACCTGAACAATGACGATGCCGTCGCTGAAGGCCGCTGGTTCGATCAATGCGGGCGTGTCTTCGGTACTGGGGCCGGTGTAGATGTTGCCGGCGCGGTCGGCCATGAAACCGGCCGAGAGCACGACGTTGGGAATCAGGTCGACCACCAATCGTGCGTAGAGCTCGATGTAGGTGTGGATCGCACCGATTTCCAGCAGGCCGTCTTCCAGCAATTGGCTGATGCGCAGGCTCTGGGTGCCGGCGAAAGAGAAATCGAGCTTGCGGGCGATGCCGCGTTCGAACAGGTCCAGATGCTCGGAGCGCCCGACGCTGGGCATGATCATGTGCAGGTCGTGGAGCCTGGCAGGATCGGCCTTGGCCAGGGAGCGCGAAAGGAAATCCGCCTGCTTCTGGTTGTTGCCCTCCAGTACCACGCGGTCGCCGGGCAGGATTAACGCCTCCAGCGCTGCCACGATGTTGTCGGTGGGCAGCACCACACCGTCAGCCAGGCCCTTGACCAACGCCAGACGCCGCTGCTTTTCGCTGCGCCGCCGCGTCCATCGCGAGTCGGGGGATATTGTTGTTGTCATGACCACTCCACGGGTTCGCTGTCGTGGGAGTCACCTTAGGAGGGTTGGGTGGGGGGCATCAATCAAGCAGAGAGACGGATCGTTACGGTCAGGGTAATGGTTGGCAGGACAGACGCCTTCGCGGGCAAGCCTCGCTCCTACAGGGGTTTTGTGTGCGCCCCGATCCATTGTAGGAGCGAGGCTTGCCCGCGAAGGGGCCAGTCAGGTCAACCCGGCACTCACAAGCAACTCCTCCAGCGCCAGCAAGTCAGGCACCTTGGCCACCTGATCGCCCACCTGCACCGCCGCTTGTTCCAGCGCACACAACGGCACATCCACATAGCTGAGCTGGCTGTCGAGCTTGTAGGAGCGAGGAATCCCCTGCACCAGCAACGCGATGAATTTCAGCTCCGGTCGCCCGCCGAGGGCGTTGAGAATCACAATCCGCGCCCGCTCGCCAATGACGATTTTATCGCCGCACGCCGACTCAAAACTGAGCAACGGAATCTGCCGCTCCCGCCAGCTCACCCGCCCCAGGTACCACGGCGGCGTATCGAGATCGAAAGCCCCCGGCTGATAGTCGATCAACTCCGCCACCGCGACGTTGGGCAAAATCAGATTGCGGTCAGCCAGGGGCAACAGCAGCCCGGTGAGGTTGCTGGTGCGATGCTCAAGCATGGGTTTTGCTCCACAGGGCGATGCTTTCGAGCAGCACCGATTCCTGGTACGGCTTGCCGAGGTAGTCGTTGACGCCGATGGCCATGGCGCGGTCGCGGTGTTTCTGGCCGGTGCGTGAGGTGATCATGATGATCGGCAGGTGTTGCAGTCGCTCGTCGGCGCGCACCTGGGTAGCGACTTCGAAACCGTCCATGCGCGGCATTTCGATGTCCAGCAGGATCAGGTCCGGCATGTGGTCTTCGAGCAGCAGCATGGCATCGACGCCGTCCTTGGCCGTCAGCACGTTCATGCCGTGGCGTTCGAGTAAACGACTGGTGACCTTGCGCACGGTGACCGAGTCGTCGACCACCATGACCAGCAAGGGCTTGTGCGGCTCGGGTTCAGGGTCTTGAAGCAGCCGTCGTTGCGGCACCTGCGCCTGCATCGCACGGATCGGCGCCAGCAGATCGAGAATCAGCACCACGCGGCCATCGCCCAGAATCGTCGCCCCGGACAAACCCTGCACGGCCGCAAATTGCGGGCCGAGGCTTTTCACCACAATCTCGCGGGTGCCGGCCATGGCATCGACCTGCACCGCGATGTGGCGCTCGTTGCATTGCACCAGCAATACCGGCAACGGCAGGCTCTGGCCCAGCAGTTTCGGACGTGTGCTGGTTTTCAGCAGTTCAACGAGGTAGCACAGTTCATAGTGCTGCCCGGCGTATTTGTAAGTCGGCGGATCGAGCCGGTAATGCCCTTCGAGTTCGTTGGGCAATACACGCACGATGCCGTCGATGGTGTTCAGCGGGATCGCATATTGATCCTCAGCGCACTGCACCATCAGCGCCCGGTTGACCGACACGGTGAACGGCAGGCGAATGCGGAAATGCACGCCCTGCCCCGCCACAGAGTCGATGCTCATCGTGCCGCCGAGTTGCCGGACTTCTTCATGAACCACGTCCATGCCCACGCCGCGCCCGGAAATCTGGGTGATTTTCTCGGCCGTGGAGAACCCCGGTTGCAGGATGAACTGCAGCACGTCGCGGTCGCTGATGTCGCTGTCAGCGGCGAGCAACCCGCGCTTGATTGCCTTGCGCCGCACCGCGTCCAGCGGCACGCCGGCGCCGTCGTCGCGGATGTCGAAAATGATGTCGCCGCCCTCGCGGGACAGGTCGAGGGTGATCCGCCCTTGCGCCGGTTTCCCGGCCGCGATGCGCACATCTGCGGATTCGAGACCATGGTCCACCGCGTTGCGCAGCATGTGTTCCAGCGGCGCGGCCATGCGTTCGAGGACGTTGCGGTCCATCTCGCCTTCGGCGTTGCCGACCACGAATTCCACCTCCTTGCCCAGCTCGCTGGAGACCTGGCGGACGATGCGCTTCAAGCGCGGCAACATCCGCTCGAACGGCACCATGCGCGAGCGCATCAGGCCTTCCTGCAATTCGGTGTTGATGCGGCCTTGCTGTTGCAGCAGGTTCTCCGCGTCCTGATTGCGTCGGTCGAGGGTTTCCTTGAGGTCGAGCAAGTCAGAGGCGGATTCGAACAGCGCCCGCGACAGCTGCTGCAACTGCGAGTGACGGTCCATTTCCAGCGGGTCGAATTCTTCGTAGCCCGAGCGTTCGGCGTCGACTTGCTGGCGGCTGAGAATCCTGCCCTGGGTTTCGGTATCGAGCCGGCGCAATTGATCGCGCATGCGCTCGATGGTGGTTTCCATTTCGTTCAGCGCCACGCGCGCATCGTTGACCTGCTGTTCGATGCGGCCACGGAAGATCGAAGTTTCCCCGGCCAGGTTAACCAGGTCGTCGAGCAGTTCCGCCGAGACCTTGACCATGTCGGCACCGGTATCGGCTTGTGGCGCAAGCGGCTCGACCTTGGGTGCAACCGGTGCGGCAATGGATGTTTCCAGCACTTCCGGATGGCTGAAATTCCTGATCGCGTCGATCAGCCGATCCGCTGGTGGCAACGGTTGACCGGCGCGGGTCGCGTCGAGCATCTGCGCCAGTCGGTCATGGCTGCTTTGCAGCAGGCCGAACAGCGCGGCGGTCGGTTTCAACACACCGGCGGACAAGCCTTCGTAGAGAAATTCCAGCTCATGGGCGAGGTCGCCGATCGGGCCGATTTCCACCATCCGCGCACCGCCCTTGAGGGTGTGCAGATCGCGCAGCAGGGTTTCCATTTCCTGACGATTGGCAGGTTCGGCCTGCCAGCGAACCAGCGCAGCGCCGGAGTTTTCGATGATGTCGAAACCTTCCTCAAGGAAGATTTCCAGCAACTCCGGATCATGCCCCGGCGAGTCCTCGGCCCGCACAGGCTCGGCGACTTCTGGCGCACTGGCGTTGCCTTGGCGGAACTGGCGAATGGCTTCGATCAGCTCACCCGGATCACCCAGTGGCTTGTGGTGCTGCAATTGCTCAAGCAGTTGCGCCAGTCGGTCATGGCTCTGCTGCAACAGCTGCGCAAGGGTTTCGCTGTGGCTGTAACGGCGATCGACAAGCCCTTCGTAAAGGCTTTCCAGCTCATGGGCGAGGCCTGCGACCGGCTCGACTTCGGCCATCCGCGCACCGCCCTTGAGCGTGTGCAGATCCCTCTGCAACGACAACAACGGCGCGGCGTTGTCCGGGTCTTTCAGCCAGCGCTGCAAGGCCTGACCGGCGCTTTCGAGGATGTCCACCGCTTCTTCGAGGAAGATCGAAACGATCTCGTCGTCCAGATCGACAGCGCGCTCCTCTGTAGGAGCCGGCTTGCTGGCGATGGTCGTTAACGATGACGCGTTTTCATCGGATAAACGCGGAGTCTGTGAATCCATCGCCAGCAAGCCGGCTCCTACAGGGGGTAGCGCGCGCTCAAGTTCGGCGGTTGCAGCGCCTAGTTCGCGAATGCTCAGGGTGCGGCTGCCGTCGCTGCGAATCAGGCCCATGGCCGATGGGTCGAGGCTCTCATCGAGCAAGCCGCGCAAGGCCCGGATGCGCTCCGGTTGCGGGCTGACTTCCTGACCGGCCGCGAGTTCGTCGAGCATGTTGATCAGCGCTTCGTGGGCACTTTGCGCCTCATGGAAAAACGCCTCGCTGACCGCCAGGCTGCTTTCTTCCACGGCGCCGTAGAGATCAAGCAAAGCTTCACAAAGCTCATCCACCGGATGCAGATCGGCCAGGTGCGCGCCTTCGCCGAGGGTGGTCAATTCATCCAACAGCGCGCTGAGTTCCTGACGTTCACCGGGGTGCTGCTGCCAACGCTGCAACAGGCTTTCGGCGTCCAGCAGGATGTCCATGCCCTGGGCCAGGAAATTGTTGATCAACTGCGGATCGCGCTTGGTTCTGAGCGCCATGCTCGGCGTGCTCAACAGGGCTTCCAGGCGTTCAGCCAGCAGCGCCTGGGTTCTTTCGATCAACGAACGGGCCCCGGGAATCTCGGCCAACGGATCGACCTTGAGCTGTCGCAGCCCGACGCGGAACACGCCTTCGGCTTCCAGCAGCAGTTCGACTTCGTCGAGGTCCAGCGCGATCAGGTGCGCCTTGTATTCACGGGCCAGTTTGTCCAGCGGCGTCGCCAGCTCGGCAATCGGCAACACGCCGGCCATCGACGCGCTGCCTTTGAGCGTGTGCAAGGCACGTTGCAGTTCGTCGCTGGCCTGCAACGGCACATGTTCGGCGGCCTGATCGAGGAAGCGGTTGAGGCTGGCCAGATGGGTTTCGGCTTCGTTGCGGAAGATCTCCAGCAACAACGGATCGAGGGCGGCGACATCCTGCACGTCCTCATCGGCCAACGACTTGTCACCCTTGGCGAGCGCGTGGGCACGGGCGGCCAATTGGTCGACGTCGTTGCGCTGACGCTGAGCATTGCCGGCAAATTCAGCCACCAGTTCCGGCAGCAGGTTCAGCACATCGCCGAGCAGTTGCTGCACCGCCGGCCCCGGTTCAACGCTGCGTTCCAGCACGCGATTGAGCAGGTTTTCCACGGCCCACGCCAGTTCACCCAACACCAGCGCGCGCACCATCCGGCCACTGCCTTTGAGGGTGTGAAAAGCTCGGCGCAGTTCGCCCAGGGTCGATTCGCTCTCGGGGTTGGCCGCCCAGCGCGGCAAGTATTCCCGGAGGATTTCCAGGACCTCGTCGGTTTCTTCGAGGAAGACTTCGCGCAGTTCATCGTCCACCGGTTCTTCACCCGGAGGCGGTGGCAACAGGCTGCCCGGCGTATTCAGGGCGGGCGGATTGACCGCCGACACCGGGTTGGCGAGGACATCGGCCAGGGTCTGGACGACGTCGGGATCGTCCAGCTCCTGCTGGTCCTGCATCACCTGCGCCTCACTCGGGCTGAGCACTTCATCCAGCACAGGGACATTGTGTTCGCTGGGGAAAAAGCCGAGCGCTGCCAGGCTCTTTTCCGCAACGTCGAGCAATTGTTCACCGGACGCTTCAGCGTCGTCGCTCAGGCGTTCAAGGTAATACTCGATGCTGGTGATGACGTCGGCCAGGCTGTCCAGCGCCTGCCAGCCAGGCTGGTCCGGGTCCAGCAGCAGATGCTCGCGGATAAAGTGATTGCAGGCGTCGATCAGGCTGGCCGCACGGCTCAGCGGGATCATCGCCAGCGCGCCGCGCACCTGGGTGAGCAAGGCCGGCAGCGGCTGCAAATGCTGGCGGTCCCAGTCGGCGTCGATGTAGTCGACGATCATGTCCTTGGCCTGCTGCAGGCAGATGCGTGCTTCCTTGATCACGATCTGGTGGATCTGCGTCAGGTCGGTGGTCGGCAGGCGGCTGTCTTCCTGGCTCTCCGGTTCGACCGTGCCGACCATCCCGGCGAGCGTCGCCTCGACGTAGAGCAAGGCGCCGGCGACATCCATCAGGATCGCGTCGTTGGGTTCGCGTTGCCCCTGAGCGAGGCTCAACACCACCGCGAGCTGATCGATGATGACCTTGCGCGGCTGGCCAAAACCGAGCACCGCCAGGGTGTCGGCGATTTGCCGCAAGGGGGCCAGCAAGCTATCGAGGTCCGAGGCATGCTGGCGGTCGCTGCGCACGAACAGGTCGAGGCGTTCTTTGACCCGCACCAGTTCTTCGCACAGCGCGGCCAGCACCGAGCGCATGGCATCGCGATCTGGGCCGGCCAGCCGCGCCCGTTCTTCGTCGACCATCGCGCTGTCAGGCAGCGCATCGTCCAGTCCATAGCGATCTTTCATGGTCAGCATCTGCCCGGTGGGGTGTTCGGCTTTGGCGATGTAAAACAGCAAACTCTTGAGCAACTCCGGCGGCGCCGGCTGATTGATCGCGCACATGCCCTGTTCAAGCAGGCGCTTGAGTTCTTTGTCGGCGTCCTTGAACAGGCTGCGCAGGGCCGGGCTGTTGGCGATCGAGCCGCCGCGCATGCCTTCGACCAGCGCCGAGGCAACGTGCCACAACGGGCTCAGCGGCGCATTCCCGCACAGCCCTTCTAGGCGTAAAAATACGGTGCTCAGGTAACCGAGATGGGTGTCGTCATCCTGTTCGCGCAGCAACCCGACCAGGGCCATCTGCAACATCTGGCGCAATTTGCGCAGCACGTTCGGCAGGTCCGCCGGCTCCAGCAGCGCCAGCGCCTCGTCATCCAGTGGCGGCAAGTCCGGTAATTGCGGGGTGAACAGGCTGGTTTCCGATAACAGGCTTTCGCCACGGGCACTGCGCAGGTCGTTGATCAACGGCAACACCACCAGCGGCAGGTCGCGGCGCGCGCCTTGTACGCGGTCGAGATAGATCGGCAGCTGACCGATCGCTTGCAACAACAAGTGGATCGCCTCGTCGCGATGAATGACGCGGTTCTGCTGCAAGGCGGAGGTCAGTTGTTCCATTTCTTCGGCGAGCAGGGCCGCGCCGTAGAACTCGACCATCTGCAAGCTGCCGTGGACCTGATGGATGCACGCCAGGCATTCACTGAGGGCGTGCGTCGCCTGAGGGTCATCAAGCAACGTTTCAATCGCCTGGTGAGCCACTTTCAGTGTTTCGGCAATCTCGCCTTTGACCCATTCGAGGGCCACATAGTCGTGCCGATCACCCATAACCACTCCGTTCATCGTTCGAACGCCCTCGGGCGCCTCACACTTTATCCACAGTCTGCGCCTTGGCGGCCGGCAAGGTGAAACCGGACACCGAACGTCGCAGCTGGCTGGCCATTTTCGCCAGGTTGCCGATGCTCTCGGCCGTAGCGGTGGAACCGGACGAGGTCTGCGTGGTGATCTGCTGGATCACGTTCATCGTCAGGGAAATCTGCCCGGCCGAAGACGTCTGCTGTTGTGCCGCGTTGGAAATACTCTGGATCAACGCCGCGAGGGTTTTCGACACGCCTTCGATTTCTTCCAGAGCCACACCGGCATCCTGCGCCAGACGCGCGCCACGCACCACTTCGGTGGTGGTCTGCTCCATGGAAATCACCGCTTCGTTGGTGTCGGCCTGGATCGCCCGCACCAGGGTTTCGATCTGCCGCGTCGCGGCGGACGAGCGCTCGGCCAACCGTTGCACCTCGTCGGCCACCACCGCAAAACCGCGCCCGGCATCACCGGCCATGGAGGCCTGGATCGCGGCGTTGAGTGCAAGGATGTTGGTCTGGTCGGCAATGTCATCGATCAGGCTGACAATGTCGCCGATCTCTTGCGAAGACTCGCCCAAGCGCTTGATGCGCTTGGCGGTGTCCTGGATCTGCTCGCGAATGTTGTCCATGCCGTGGATGGTGTTGTGCACCACCTCGTTGCCCTTGTTGGCGATTTCCACCGAGCGCTCGGCCACCGCCGAGGATTCGGCAGCGTTGGCCGACACCTGATCGATGGACTGCGCCATGTCGTTGATCGCGGTGGAGGCTTCGCTGATTTGTTGCGCCTGATGCTCCGAGGCCTGCGCCAGGTGCATGGCAGTGGCCTGGGTTTCCTGCACGGCGGCGGCGACCTGGCCAGCGGTGAGGTTGATCGTCGCCACCAGATCGCGCAGCTGGTCCACGGAATAGTTGATCGAATCGGCGATGGTCCCGGTGAAGTCTTCGGTCACCGAAGCGGTCACGGTCAGGTCGCCGTCGGCCAGGTCTTCGATCTCGTCGAGCAGGCGCATGATCGCGTTCTGGTTGCGCTCGTTCTTCTCGGCGGTTTCGCGCAACTGACGATTGGTTTCGCGCACCATCACCATCCCGATAAGGATGATCGACATCAGCGCCGCCAAACCCAGCACGTAGCCACCAATGGTGTCTGTATTGCGCCCGCTGGCGAGGTTTTCGAACCCGGAGGCCAGGTGCGAGGCTTCGTCGAGCAGGGTTTGCGACAGGCTGAATATGTTGGTCGCCGATTCGCGGACCTTGAACAGTTCCGGCGAGGTTTCGAGGATTTCATCCACCGAACCCGAGACAAATTCGAACAGCTCGGAAATCTCGATCAAGCGGGCACGGGCATCGTGGTCTTCGACCTGGCTGACTTTCAGTGCCGGATTGCCCTGGAGCATACCCGTGAGCACCAGGCCGAAACGCGCGGCGTCGCGGCCGAACGCGTCGGCGGCCTGTTGCGAATTTTCGTCGCCGGACAGCACAGTGTTTAC contains:
- the mdcA gene encoding malonate decarboxylase subunit alpha, with product MTTTISPDSRWTRRRSEKQRRLALVKGLADGVVLPTDNIVAALEALILPGDRVVLEGNNQKQADFLSRSLAKADPARLHDLHMIMPSVGRSEHLDLFERGIARKLDFSFAGTQSLRISQLLEDGLLEIGAIHTYIELYARLVVDLIPNVVLSAGFMADRAGNIYTGPSTEDTPALIEPAAFSDGIVIVQVNQLVDDVTDLPRVDIPASWVDFVVVADKPFYIEPLFTRDPRHIKPVHVLMAMMAIRGIYEKHNVQSLNHGIGFNTAAIELILPTYGESLGLKGKICRNWTLNPHPTLIPAIESGWVESVHCFGTELGMENYIAARPDVFFTGRDGSLRSNRMFSQLAGQYAVDLFIGATLQVDGDGHSSTVTRGRLAGFGGAPNMGHDPRGRRHGTPAWLDMRHGDAPEPLLERGKKLVVQMVETFQEGGKPTFVETLDAIEVAKKSGMPLAPIMIYGDDVTHLLTEEGIAYLYKARSLEERQAMIAAVAGVTAIGLRHNPKDTARMRREGLIALPEDLGIRRTDATRELLAAKSVADLVEWSGGLYNPPAKFRSW
- a CDS encoding chemotaxis protein CheW, which codes for MLEHRTSNLTGLLLPLADRNLILPNVAVAELIDYQPGAFDLDTPPWYLGRVSWRERQIPLLSFESACGDKIVIGERARIVILNALGGRPELKFIALLVQGIPRSYKLDSQLSYVDVPLCALEQAAVQVGDQVAKVPDLLALEELLVSAGLT
- a CDS encoding Hpt domain-containing protein — translated: MGDRHDYVALEWVKGEIAETLKVAHQAIETLLDDPQATHALSECLACIHQVHGSLQMVEFYGAALLAEEMEQLTSALQQNRVIHRDEAIHLLLQAIGQLPIYLDRVQGARRDLPLVVLPLINDLRSARGESLLSETSLFTPQLPDLPPLDDEALALLEPADLPNVLRKLRQMLQMALVGLLREQDDDTHLGYLSTVFLRLEGLCGNAPLSPLWHVASALVEGMRGGSIANSPALRSLFKDADKELKRLLEQGMCAINQPAPPELLKSLLFYIAKAEHPTGQMLTMKDRYGLDDALPDSAMVDEERARLAGPDRDAMRSVLAALCEELVRVKERLDLFVRSDRQHASDLDSLLAPLRQIADTLAVLGFGQPRKVIIDQLAVVLSLAQGQREPNDAILMDVAGALLYVEATLAGMVGTVEPESQEDSRLPTTDLTQIHQIVIKEARICLQQAKDMIVDYIDADWDRQHLQPLPALLTQVRGALAMIPLSRAASLIDACNHFIREHLLLDPDQPGWQALDSLADVITSIEYYLERLSDDAEASGEQLLDVAEKSLAALGFFPSEHNVPVLDEVLSPSEAQVMQDQQELDDPDVVQTLADVLANPVSAVNPPALNTPGSLLPPPPGEEPVDDELREVFLEETDEVLEILREYLPRWAANPESESTLGELRRAFHTLKGSGRMVRALVLGELAWAVENLLNRVLERSVEPGPAVQQLLGDVLNLLPELVAEFAGNAQRQRNDVDQLAARAHALAKGDKSLADEDVQDVAALDPLLLEIFRNEAETHLASLNRFLDQAAEHVPLQASDELQRALHTLKGSASMAGVLPIAELATPLDKLAREYKAHLIALDLDEVELLLEAEGVFRVGLRQLKVDPLAEIPGARSLIERTQALLAERLEALLSTPSMALRTKRDPQLINNFLAQGMDILLDAESLLQRWQQHPGERQELSALLDELTTLGEGAHLADLHPVDELCEALLDLYGAVEESSLAVSEAFFHEAQSAHEALINMLDELAAGQEVSPQPERIRALRGLLDESLDPSAMGLIRSDGSRTLSIRELGAATAELERALPPVGAGLLAMDSQTPRLSDENASSLTTIASKPAPTEERAVDLDDEIVSIFLEEAVDILESAGQALQRWLKDPDNAAPLLSLQRDLHTLKGGARMAEVEPVAGLAHELESLYEGLVDRRYSHSETLAQLLQQSHDRLAQLLEQLQHHKPLGDPGELIEAIRQFRQGNASAPEVAEPVRAEDSPGHDPELLEIFLEEGFDIIENSGAALVRWQAEPANRQEMETLLRDLHTLKGGARMVEIGPIGDLAHELEFLYEGLSAGVLKPTAALFGLLQSSHDRLAQMLDATRAGQPLPPADRLIDAIRNFSHPEVLETSIAAPVAPKVEPLAPQADTGADMVKVSAELLDDLVNLAGETSIFRGRIEQQVNDARVALNEMETTIERMRDQLRRLDTETQGRILSRQQVDAERSGYEEFDPLEMDRHSQLQQLSRALFESASDLLDLKETLDRRNQDAENLLQQQGRINTELQEGLMRSRMVPFERMLPRLKRIVRQVSSELGKEVEFVVGNAEGEMDRNVLERMAAPLEHMLRNAVDHGLESADVRIAAGKPAQGRITLDLSREGGDIIFDIRDDGAGVPLDAVRRKAIKRGLLAADSDISDRDVLQFILQPGFSTAEKITQISGRGVGMDVVHEEVRQLGGTMSIDSVAGQGVHFRIRLPFTVSVNRALMVQCAEDQYAIPLNTIDGIVRVLPNELEGHYRLDPPTYKYAGQHYELCYLVELLKTSTRPKLLGQSLPLPVLLVQCNERHIAVQVDAMAGTREIVVKSLGPQFAAVQGLSGATILGDGRVVLILDLLAPIRAMQAQVPQRRLLQDPEPEPHKPLLVMVVDDSVTVRKVTSRLLERHGMNVLTAKDGVDAMLLLEDHMPDLILLDIEMPRMDGFEVATQVRADERLQHLPIIMITSRTGQKHRDRAMAIGVNDYLGKPYQESVLLESIALWSKTHA
- a CDS encoding methyl-accepting chemotaxis protein; translated protein: MIKAKTGKPEGSRSRSQIIALFIALIVFIMLLFANFAYLNTQASYDKQYIGHAGELRVLSQRIAKNATEAAAGKAAAFKLLSDARNDFAQRWGYLKKGDPSTGLPPAPSAVRPEMRAVQLDWERVLKNTDAILSSEQTVLSLHQVAATLAETVPQLQVEYEKVVEILLQRGAPAAQVAMAQRQSLLAERILGAVNTVLSGDENSQQAADAFGRDAARFGLVLTGMLQGNPALKVSQVEDHDARARLIEISELFEFVSGSVDEILETSPELFKVRESATNIFSLSQTLLDEASHLASGFENLASGRNTDTIGGYVLGLAALMSIILIGMVMVRETNRQLRETAEKNERNQNAIMRLLDEIEDLADGDLTVTASVTEDFTGTIADSINYSVDQLRDLVATINLTAGQVAAAVQETQATAMHLAQASEHQAQQISEASTAINDMAQSIDQVSANAAESSAVAERSVEIANKGNEVVHNTIHGMDNIREQIQDTAKRIKRLGESSQEIGDIVSLIDDIADQTNILALNAAIQASMAGDAGRGFAVVADEVQRLAERSSAATRQIETLVRAIQADTNEAVISMEQTTTEVVRGARLAQDAGVALEEIEGVSKTLAALIQSISNAAQQQTSSAGQISLTMNVIQQITTQTSSGSTATAESIGNLAKMASQLRRSVSGFTLPAAKAQTVDKV